In one Nitrososphaera viennensis EN76 genomic region, the following are encoded:
- a CDS encoding CPBP family intramembrane glutamic endopeptidase — translation MAEAAGGRGGRFADEKADFNPRTWLTRYRRNSVGYLVKMLLFYHGIGVGLLVAGTLILEQIIPGYQEPDIPRSLIGVLAAGPLEETVFFGVPFYVFNSSHAVIVTGAMWAALHIFNTPNIELASLAFGNWLFVIPSLFFSLRTWASGKGWFSVAVHSAWNGVFFAAGCWGGDINCTTLEPDPFTNFLMAGLSAALLAGTYVLYRWRRKREETAAAGRIQ, via the coding sequence GTGGCGGAAGCAGCAGGAGGAAGGGGAGGGAGGTTTGCAGACGAAAAGGCCGATTTCAACCCGCGCACGTGGCTGACAAGATACCGCAGGAACTCTGTCGGCTATCTCGTCAAGATGCTCCTGTTCTACCACGGAATTGGGGTCGGTCTGCTTGTCGCCGGGACGCTAATACTGGAGCAGATCATCCCCGGCTACCAGGAGCCCGACATCCCCCGCTCGCTCATCGGCGTTCTTGCGGCAGGCCCGCTGGAAGAAACCGTATTTTTCGGCGTGCCGTTCTACGTATTCAACAGCTCGCACGCAGTCATAGTCACGGGCGCGATGTGGGCGGCCCTCCACATATTCAACACCCCAAACATCGAGCTTGCAAGCCTTGCGTTTGGCAACTGGCTGTTTGTAATCCCGTCGCTTTTCTTCAGCCTGAGGACGTGGGCGAGCGGCAAGGGCTGGTTCTCCGTGGCAGTCCATTCTGCGTGGAACGGCGTGTTTTTTGCGGCAGGGTGCTGGGGCGGAGACATCAACTGCACCACGCTGGAGCCCGACCCGTTCACGAACTTCCTCATGGCAGGGCTTTCTGCCGCGCTACTGGCCGGCACGTACGTGCTGTACAGGTGGCGCAGAAAAAGAGAAGAAACTGCCGCTGCCGGCCGAATTCAATAA
- a CDS encoding P-II family nitrogen regulator — MKRIEAIIASEKVSAVNEALKKAGVGGATILDAKGRGKGEKPRVAGGRGTSAHLAEFSVRANVITVVDDGDVDKVVKAILDSASTGSAGDGKIFISSVGEAVDIGSKKRSQSGMV; from the coding sequence ATGAAGCGTATAGAGGCAATTATCGCCAGCGAAAAGGTCAGCGCCGTAAACGAGGCGCTCAAGAAGGCGGGGGTGGGCGGCGCTACGATTCTCGACGCAAAGGGGAGAGGCAAGGGTGAAAAGCCCAGGGTGGCAGGCGGCAGGGGAACCTCTGCGCATCTTGCCGAGTTCTCTGTTAGAGCTAACGTCATCACCGTTGTTGACGACGGGGACGTCGACAAGGTCGTCAAGGCGATACTCGATTCCGCAAGCACGGGCTCGGCAGGCGACGGCAAGATATTCATCTCGTCCGTGGGCGAGGCAGTCGACATTGGCTCCAAAAAGCGCAGCCAGTCCGGCATGGTCTAG
- a CDS encoding DNA double-strand break repair nuclease NurA encodes MATQLNPPASISLGDFGIMESVSKCLTPKLDELRGKKILFSSDDKTLVPAEGWGARPSSYCATTITTFRPIRESTMVAAIDSSSIKLAETEEGALYAIKCGVAMAYGGAALMHFKLGPMLFYLSESTVFDSELDDRLARLVLADSDVARRLVRVRAERAIQHELSSHLRNSIILVDGSLRTSVFEDRNRSMAKIAENCVLHKNLIVGISKNTKLKILERAGAPLAKVPGPAYIEVDVIIKSLVRGSIGSNLMAKLDKSTPVLRVDVVGDRDQALGRLLGNDPVACGYPETLRLAHHISTFTNTEVTCLRSHVLNSYDVTELAADDIRHTLLGSIMV; translated from the coding sequence ATGGCCACGCAATTAAATCCGCCTGCAAGCATCAGCCTCGGCGACTTTGGAATCATGGAATCGGTGAGCAAGTGCCTCACGCCCAAACTTGACGAATTGAGAGGGAAAAAGATCCTCTTTAGTTCCGACGACAAGACCCTCGTGCCCGCTGAAGGGTGGGGCGCAAGGCCTTCCAGCTATTGCGCAACAACAATAACCACGTTCCGGCCCATCCGCGAGAGCACGATGGTTGCCGCCATCGATTCAAGCAGCATCAAGCTGGCCGAGACGGAGGAGGGCGCGCTGTACGCGATAAAGTGCGGCGTCGCGATGGCCTACGGCGGGGCGGCGCTGATGCACTTCAAGCTGGGCCCGATGCTGTTCTACCTGAGCGAGAGCACGGTGTTTGACTCCGAGCTTGACGACAGGCTGGCAAGGCTGGTGCTTGCCGACAGCGACGTCGCCCGGCGCCTAGTGCGGGTCAGGGCCGAGCGTGCAATACAGCACGAGCTGTCGTCCCATCTGCGCAACTCTATAATCCTGGTGGACGGGTCGCTTCGCACGTCGGTGTTTGAGGACCGGAACCGCAGCATGGCAAAGATCGCGGAAAATTGCGTGCTCCACAAGAACCTCATCGTAGGCATCAGCAAGAACACGAAACTAAAGATACTTGAAAGGGCTGGAGCGCCCCTTGCCAAGGTGCCCGGGCCGGCGTACATCGAAGTAGACGTCATCATAAAGAGCCTGGTACGGGGCTCCATCGGCAGCAACCTGATGGCAAAACTCGACAAGAGCACGCCTGTTTTGAGGGTTGACGTGGTGGGCGACAGGGACCAGGCGCTCGGCAGGCTTTTAGGCAACGATCCTGTTGCGTGCGGCTACCCCGAGACTCTCCGGCTTGCACACCACATCTCTACCTTTACAAACACGGAGGTGACGTGCCTGCGCAGCCACGTGCTCAACAGCTATGACGTGACCGAGCTTGCCGCCGACGACATCAGGCACACGCTCCTGGGGTCGATAATGGTATGA
- the gatE gene encoding Glu-tRNA(Gln) amidotransferase subunit GatE, with the protein MTIPDPASIDMKVGFEIHQQLATKSKLFCNCSCKEAETYGRTFTRRLRPTQSELGAYDPAAMFEFSKMRLAEYHAAAGTSCLVEADEEPPHKVNPEALETALVFALALHSRVMDEVHVMRKIVIDGSNTSGFQRTMLVASGGYLDVAGKKVGVQSICLEEDASKVLGDDGNNKQVRKYGLDRLGVPLVEIALEPVTGKPDEIMQVALTLGRLLRASKRVARGLGSIRQDVNVSILGGAVVEVKGVQQLDQLIKVIEHEATRQHGLVLVAEKLRENKISKDGIGDRVEDVTDLLKKSQSKVVKKIFEGTKPVFRAIRVRGFAGMIGYEPYPGIRLGKELGELVRFYDLGGVFHSDELPNYGITKEEVEYVRSKLDLGSSDAFVIVGGPEEKVAFAADAIIRRLKAALEGVPAETRAATLDGRTVFSRPRPGAARMYPETDIPTIPVTGKTLDALAGKVPRPWDEVVDAIAKKHNMNKKLASQIFDSDYLAIFEEIVANTKVQPTFVASKLTEDITSLQRQGLDPAALTDPIIAEVFAKLDAGAIAKESVILIFEKLMKKEAGTVDDAVKALGVSSISDDELAAALDKVISDNMAQVKEKGMGALSMLMGRSMAVLRGKADGQKINAMLKEKLDKMVGSSKK; encoded by the coding sequence ATGACAATACCGGACCCGGCGTCAATCGACATGAAGGTAGGATTTGAGATCCACCAGCAGCTGGCGACAAAGAGCAAGCTGTTCTGCAACTGCTCCTGCAAAGAGGCAGAGACCTACGGCCGCACGTTTACGCGCAGGCTCAGGCCGACGCAAAGCGAGCTTGGCGCCTACGATCCTGCGGCGATGTTTGAATTTTCCAAGATGCGCTTGGCAGAGTACCACGCCGCTGCAGGCACTAGCTGCCTCGTAGAGGCAGACGAGGAGCCGCCGCACAAAGTAAACCCCGAGGCGCTAGAGACGGCGCTCGTGTTTGCGCTTGCGCTGCACTCCCGCGTCATGGACGAGGTCCACGTCATGCGCAAAATAGTGATCGACGGCTCTAACACCAGCGGCTTTCAGCGCACCATGCTTGTCGCTTCCGGCGGCTACCTTGATGTTGCAGGAAAAAAGGTCGGCGTGCAGAGCATCTGCCTCGAAGAGGACGCGTCCAAGGTGCTTGGCGACGACGGCAACAACAAGCAGGTCAGAAAGTACGGCCTTGACAGGCTTGGAGTCCCGCTCGTTGAAATCGCGCTAGAACCTGTCACGGGCAAGCCCGATGAAATAATGCAGGTGGCACTCACGCTTGGAAGGCTCCTTCGCGCAAGCAAGCGAGTCGCGCGCGGGCTTGGCAGCATCAGGCAGGACGTCAACGTCTCGATCCTCGGGGGCGCGGTAGTGGAGGTAAAGGGCGTCCAGCAGCTGGACCAGCTGATAAAGGTAATAGAGCACGAGGCGACCAGGCAGCACGGGCTTGTTCTCGTCGCTGAAAAGCTCAGGGAAAACAAGATTTCAAAAGACGGAATAGGCGACAGGGTTGAAGATGTTACAGACCTTTTGAAAAAGTCGCAGTCAAAGGTGGTGAAAAAGATCTTTGAGGGCACAAAGCCGGTTTTCCGCGCAATCCGCGTCAGGGGCTTTGCAGGCATGATAGGGTACGAGCCGTACCCCGGCATCAGGCTTGGAAAGGAGCTGGGCGAGCTCGTGCGCTTTTATGACCTTGGAGGCGTATTCCACTCTGACGAGCTTCCAAACTATGGCATCACAAAGGAGGAGGTCGAGTATGTCAGGTCAAAGCTGGACCTTGGCAGCAGCGACGCGTTTGTGATCGTAGGCGGCCCGGAAGAAAAGGTGGCCTTTGCCGCCGACGCGATAATCCGCAGGCTGAAAGCCGCGCTTGAAGGCGTCCCGGCAGAGACGAGGGCGGCAACTCTGGACGGCAGGACGGTGTTCAGCAGGCCACGTCCTGGCGCTGCAAGGATGTACCCAGAGACGGACATACCCACGATTCCAGTCACTGGCAAGACGCTTGACGCGCTTGCAGGCAAGGTCCCAAGGCCGTGGGACGAGGTAGTCGATGCAATAGCCAAGAAGCACAACATGAACAAAAAGCTGGCAAGCCAAATCTTTGACTCGGATTACCTCGCGATATTTGAGGAAATTGTCGCAAACACAAAGGTGCAGCCGACGTTTGTCGCGTCGAAACTGACAGAGGACATCACCAGCCTGCAGAGGCAGGGCCTTGACCCGGCCGCGCTGACTGACCCGATAATAGCAGAGGTGTTTGCAAAACTTGACGCAGGCGCAATAGCAAAAGAGTCGGTGATACTCATCTTTGAAAAGCTGATGAAAAAGGAGGCAGGCACTGTCGACGACGCGGTAAAGGCGCTTGGCGTTTCATCCATAAGCGACGACGAGCTTGCCGCCGCGCTTGACAAGGTCATAAGCGACAACATGGCGCAGGTAAAGGAAAAGGGGATGGGCGCGCTTTCGATGCTCATGGGAAGGAGCATGGCTGTCCTTCGCGGCAAAGCCGACGGGCAAAAGATAAACGCGATGCTAAAGGAAAAGCTGGACAAGATGGTCGGCAGTAGCAAAAAATGA
- a CDS encoding lamin tail domain-containing protein, whose translation MSSSKSGLVAVLLAGLVAVSGVGSIGLGVASVYAQSSSPSSAAAAKVVINEVESNPKGSDDKGEWVELYNPASSEVSIGNFKIKASFTKAIIEIPAGTKIGAGQFYVLAISGGRFYNSAESLSLVDGSGRVVDKTPSLVDRSNDSRTWQRLPDGGSKWEFKEQTQGASNSPAVKPASTPAPGGSNNSGQANSSGMKCSGTCVEGTVVRIADPDTIYVQVGKDTYKVDLSLTKAPARNDKNYDKASSYTRDLCFGSSVLVDKDDGQKASGKNNLVGVAYCSSHNLNQELLDSKLVQIDKRQCGTSEFSSQDWARRNGC comes from the coding sequence ATGTCTAGTAGTAAATCCGGCCTCGTAGCTGTGTTGTTGGCTGGCCTTGTGGCTGTCAGTGGGGTTGGCAGCATTGGCCTTGGTGTTGCTAGCGTATACGCTCAGTCTTCGTCTCCTTCTTCTGCTGCAGCTGCAAAAGTCGTCATTAACGAAGTAGAGTCAAACCCCAAGGGCAGCGACGACAAGGGTGAGTGGGTCGAGCTATACAACCCTGCCTCAAGCGAAGTTTCGATAGGCAATTTCAAGATCAAGGCTTCCTTTACCAAGGCTATCATAGAGATACCTGCAGGAACCAAGATAGGTGCCGGCCAGTTCTACGTCCTTGCGATAAGCGGCGGAAGGTTCTACAACAGCGCCGAATCCCTCTCACTGGTTGACGGATCTGGCCGGGTAGTGGACAAGACGCCCTCGCTTGTGGACAGAAGCAACGACTCGCGAACATGGCAGCGCTTGCCTGACGGCGGGAGCAAGTGGGAGTTCAAGGAGCAGACACAGGGCGCCTCAAACTCGCCTGCGGTCAAGCCTGCCAGCACCCCTGCGCCCGGCGGCAGCAACAACAGTGGGCAGGCCAACAGTTCAGGCATGAAATGTTCGGGCACATGCGTCGAGGGGACGGTCGTGAGGATAGCCGACCCTGACACCATTTACGTCCAGGTGGGCAAGGACACATACAAGGTCGACCTCTCGCTTACAAAGGCGCCTGCAAGGAACGACAAGAACTACGACAAGGCCTCCTCTTACACCCGCGACCTGTGCTTTGGAAGCAGCGTGCTTGTCGACAAGGACGACGGCCAGAAGGCAAGCGGCAAGAACAACCTTGTCGGGGTGGCGTACTGCTCGTCTCACAACCTCAACCAGGAGCTCTTGGACAGCAAGCTTGTGCAGATCGACAAGAGGCAGTGCGGCACGAGCGAGTTCTCAAGCCAGGACTGGGCCCGCCGCAACGGCTGCTAA
- a CDS encoding ATP-binding protein, with translation MKILSKNGNELLLLAMKDDSAAKGDYLLIEDRGRSMVVQVYDEEYLSSQALVEDIVKEEVVNATSAENLHDPLNIGSLSRLVRDARIFKAKIRAAVADGRLASDVTWLPSRVESRIRRLKTKELDALLGRSGVYPIPLGRAGDNEDFEIFAEDLDGKLTIITGKKESGKSHLSKLLVKTLVQHGAFVVVFDLNNEYSGLRWNRDGTPSQVHDRVMVLEPGKGLQFSLDYCGKGAVAGMLKNALDMPAASMREFFRIWDWLENKRTLGIEAIGNAINTWNINELVRDALVSRYHSIQQSRLFTDNGSAGFYFEQAMKPGGAAMVINMGESSATARRMTVELVLSKIVDLLERKAIPPIFLFAEEAHLYIRDTYWEDLITRMRHFGVYTTFVTNQPDAINDGIYRQVDNIFLFNFTNDSDLDKIAKVSLADSDTIRSIVRTLPQRQCLAIGKAVCDLPVVVKVAAAEVLALGETKRFFKKKAAS, from the coding sequence ATGAAGATCCTCTCAAAGAACGGCAACGAGCTGTTGCTGCTTGCTATGAAGGACGACAGCGCGGCAAAGGGCGACTATTTGCTCATCGAGGACAGGGGGAGGAGCATGGTGGTGCAGGTTTATGATGAAGAGTACCTGTCATCGCAGGCGCTAGTCGAGGACATTGTCAAAGAAGAGGTCGTGAACGCGACAAGCGCGGAAAACCTGCACGACCCGCTCAACATCGGCTCGCTCTCGCGTCTAGTCAGGGACGCAAGGATATTCAAGGCCAAGATAAGGGCCGCAGTTGCCGACGGCAGGCTGGCAAGCGACGTGACATGGCTCCCTTCCAGGGTGGAGTCGCGAATCCGCAGGCTAAAGACAAAGGAGCTTGACGCGCTCCTCGGCAGGTCCGGCGTCTACCCCATACCGCTTGGGCGAGCCGGCGACAACGAGGATTTTGAGATATTTGCAGAGGACCTCGACGGCAAGCTGACGATTATAACGGGCAAGAAAGAGTCTGGCAAGTCGCACCTGTCAAAACTGCTGGTAAAGACGCTTGTGCAGCACGGCGCCTTTGTCGTGGTGTTTGACCTCAATAACGAGTACAGCGGCCTGCGGTGGAACCGCGACGGCACGCCCTCGCAGGTGCACGACAGGGTGATGGTTCTTGAGCCCGGAAAGGGCCTGCAGTTTTCGCTTGACTATTGCGGAAAGGGCGCGGTGGCAGGCATGCTGAAAAACGCGCTTGACATGCCGGCCGCTTCGATGCGCGAGTTTTTCAGGATATGGGACTGGCTTGAGAACAAGCGCACGCTCGGCATCGAGGCGATTGGCAACGCCATCAACACGTGGAACATCAACGAGCTCGTGCGCGACGCGCTGGTGTCAAGGTATCATTCAATACAGCAGTCGCGCCTGTTCACGGATAATGGCAGCGCGGGCTTTTACTTTGAGCAAGCCATGAAGCCAGGCGGCGCCGCGATGGTGATAAACATGGGCGAGTCGTCGGCGACTGCGCGCAGGATGACGGTAGAGCTCGTGCTGAGCAAGATCGTCGACCTGCTTGAGAGAAAGGCGATCCCGCCGATATTTCTCTTTGCGGAGGAGGCGCACCTGTACATCCGCGACACGTACTGGGAGGACCTCATCACGCGCATGAGGCACTTTGGCGTGTACACGACGTTTGTCACGAACCAGCCCGACGCGATAAACGACGGAATATACAGGCAGGTGGACAACATTTTCCTGTTCAATTTCACGAACGACTCTGACCTTGACAAGATAGCCAAGGTGTCCCTGGCAGACAGCGACACGATACGGTCCATCGTGCGGACGCTGCCTCAGAGGCAGTGCCTTGCCATCGGCAAGGCGGTGTGCGACCTGCCGGTGGTGGTCAAGGTGGCGGCTGCCGAGGTGCTTGCCCTTGGAGAGACGAAAAGGTTCTTCAAGAAAAAAGCAGCTAGCTAG
- a CDS encoding MraY family glycosyltransferase, which yields MTAATGYEALAYAAIVSAISFLAVYFMMPFAIRSLVARGSVVQDYHKPGKPLVPRPAGPVLMAGIAAAELVLFAVTMNYAVLAVLAATAIAFAVGYVDDKKVMPGWFKPAALLAAAVPIIVLGAHASSLNLVFGSVFIPLLYIPLILVIMPIAGNTVNSIDVLNGVASGFVAIATVPLLGAIAIFGSTDVFLAGLPLLFASLAFFKFHKYPSKIFPGDSGTLLLGAMYGALAIAGRAEIIGVVALLPAVVNSFLFLSSVKRIVEHRQVKARPVALLDDYKLAASSDRAAPATLVRLILADGPLSEKEVAQKIFWLSMFSALLAFATIAIQYYFMVVVR from the coding sequence GTGACTGCTGCTACAGGCTATGAGGCGCTTGCGTACGCCGCAATAGTGTCTGCGATATCCTTCCTTGCGGTCTATTTCATGATGCCTTTTGCGATAAGGTCGCTTGTGGCAAGGGGGAGCGTAGTGCAGGACTACCACAAGCCCGGCAAGCCTCTCGTGCCGCGCCCTGCCGGGCCGGTGCTGATGGCAGGCATCGCTGCGGCAGAGCTCGTGCTCTTTGCAGTCACGATGAACTATGCAGTCCTTGCCGTCCTTGCCGCGACCGCGATAGCGTTTGCCGTGGGCTATGTCGACGACAAGAAGGTCATGCCCGGCTGGTTCAAGCCTGCGGCGCTCCTTGCGGCCGCAGTTCCCATAATCGTGCTAGGCGCGCACGCAAGCAGCCTGAACCTTGTTTTTGGAAGCGTGTTCATACCGCTTCTGTACATCCCTCTGATACTCGTCATAATGCCGATTGCCGGCAACACGGTCAACTCCATCGACGTCCTGAACGGCGTTGCAAGCGGCTTTGTGGCAATAGCCACTGTGCCGCTCCTTGGGGCAATCGCGATTTTCGGGAGCACCGACGTGTTCCTTGCGGGGCTACCGCTGCTCTTTGCATCGCTTGCATTCTTCAAGTTCCACAAGTACCCGAGCAAGATATTCCCCGGCGACTCGGGGACGCTCCTCCTTGGCGCCATGTACGGCGCGCTGGCCATAGCCGGCAGGGCCGAGATAATAGGCGTCGTCGCTCTTTTGCCGGCAGTCGTCAACTCGTTTCTGTTCCTGTCAAGCGTCAAGCGCATAGTGGAGCACCGGCAGGTAAAGGCCCGGCCGGTGGCGCTCCTTGACGATTACAAGCTTGCCGCCTCTTCCGACAGGGCGGCCCCTGCGACGCTTGTGCGCCTCATCCTTGCAGACGGCCCGCTTTCAGAGAAGGAGGTGGCGCAAAAGATATTCTGGCTCTCGATGTTCTCGGCGCTCCTTGCGTTTGCCACGATTGCAATCCAGTACTACTTTATGGTGGTCGTGAGATAA
- a CDS encoding helix-turn-helix domain-containing protein, which produces MSQPETVSVSVTVGDVKVQFSGTADSVMASVFNFLSKQVPSMDLAKRISLNYEATELIGRYAHLVKITPEGPRVIPDSSDTKLSDKDMVALQLVSARIAKDTGKVQDDAMQVSEIQSATALNPKSISSRISEMAKAGYVARDEKEPGKYRITTAGIHWLNSIVEKKVSRS; this is translated from the coding sequence ATGAGCCAGCCTGAAACCGTCAGCGTTTCTGTCACCGTAGGCGACGTCAAGGTGCAGTTCTCCGGCACCGCAGACTCGGTGATGGCCTCCGTGTTTAACTTTCTCTCAAAGCAGGTGCCCTCGATGGACCTTGCAAAGAGGATTTCACTCAACTACGAAGCGACCGAGTTGATAGGCAGGTACGCGCACCTCGTGAAAATAACGCCAGAGGGGCCCCGCGTGATACCCGACTCTTCTGATACAAAACTGTCGGACAAGGACATGGTGGCGCTCCAGCTTGTGTCTGCAAGGATAGCAAAAGACACGGGAAAGGTGCAGGACGACGCCATGCAGGTGTCGGAAATCCAGTCGGCGACGGCTTTGAACCCCAAGTCCATCAGCTCCAGGATATCAGAGATGGCAAAGGCCGGCTACGTGGCGCGCGACGAAAAAGAGCCGGGCAAGTACAGGATAACCACCGCAGGGATCCACTGGCTCAACTCGATAGTTGAAAAGAAGGTCAGCCGTTCGTAG
- the gatD gene encoding Glu-tRNA(Gln) amidotransferase subunit GatD, producing MSSGSYRGAGADLLSRHGVTAGDTVSISTDDGETMAGVIMPRYESASDSYIVIKLKSGYNTGIEVSKIKTIKKIAGATTASEAAAQSGQPLRQQDDNALPKIALISTGGTIASKIDYRTGGVKAALSASELYASVPELASIASVDPEVLMSEYSENINPGHWTVMADKIAEKVRSGKYDGIIVSHGTDTMHYTASALSFALQGLPIPVVLVGAQRSSDRPSSDAALNLIGATTFAAKAPVAGVFVAMHAGTSDDVVAVHVGTRVRKNHTSRRDAFESIDVTPVALVKDGKVEMQQQSGIDLAARGKNELKLQSSFDSRVALVKYHPGFDPTMVYWLLSKGCGAIVFEGTGLGHVNKNLFGVLKEAAEKGVHMFMTSQCIWGRVSMTVYDTGRDLLNIGVVPLSDMISETAVVKAMWALANAQDPEKTMQENLAGEMSSAIPI from the coding sequence TTGTCAAGCGGCTCGTACAGGGGAGCAGGCGCAGACCTGCTGTCAAGGCACGGCGTCACTGCCGGCGACACCGTCTCGATATCGACTGACGACGGCGAGACGATGGCAGGCGTCATCATGCCGCGCTACGAGTCGGCAAGCGACAGCTACATCGTGATAAAGCTGAAAAGCGGATACAACACCGGGATTGAAGTATCCAAGATAAAGACAATAAAAAAGATTGCAGGCGCGACGACTGCAAGCGAAGCGGCGGCGCAATCAGGCCAGCCGCTCAGGCAGCAGGATGACAACGCCCTTCCTAAAATCGCGCTCATCAGCACCGGCGGGACGATAGCAAGCAAGATCGACTACAGGACGGGAGGCGTCAAGGCGGCGCTATCGGCGTCAGAGCTGTACGCGTCCGTGCCCGAGCTTGCCAGCATCGCCTCCGTGGATCCAGAGGTGCTCATGAGCGAGTACAGCGAAAACATAAACCCGGGGCACTGGACAGTGATGGCAGACAAGATTGCTGAAAAAGTCCGGTCCGGCAAGTACGACGGCATAATAGTTTCGCACGGCACCGACACGATGCACTACACCGCGTCGGCGCTCAGCTTTGCCCTGCAGGGCCTGCCAATCCCGGTGGTACTAGTCGGCGCGCAGAGGTCGTCGGACAGGCCGTCGTCGGACGCTGCCCTGAACCTGATTGGCGCCACCACCTTTGCGGCAAAGGCCCCGGTTGCAGGCGTGTTTGTGGCAATGCACGCAGGCACCTCCGACGACGTTGTAGCCGTTCACGTCGGGACGCGCGTTAGAAAGAACCACACGAGCAGGCGCGACGCGTTCGAGTCGATAGACGTGACGCCTGTCGCGCTCGTAAAGGACGGCAAGGTAGAGATGCAACAGCAAAGCGGAATCGACCTTGCAGCAAGGGGCAAAAACGAGCTAAAGCTGCAGTCATCGTTTGACAGCAGGGTGGCGCTGGTGAAATACCATCCCGGCTTTGACCCCACGATGGTCTACTGGCTGCTTTCCAAGGGATGCGGGGCAATAGTGTTTGAGGGCACGGGCCTTGGCCACGTCAACAAGAACCTGTTTGGAGTCCTGAAAGAAGCAGCGGAAAAGGGCGTGCACATGTTCATGACGTCGCAGTGCATCTGGGGCAGGGTCAGCATGACAGTCTACGATACGGGCCGCGACCTGCTCAACATCGGCGTCGTCCCGCTCTCTGACATGATATCCGAAACAGCAGTCGTCAAGGCGATGTGGGCCCTTGCCAACGCGCAGGACCCAGAGAAAACAATGCAGGAAAACCTTGCCGGCGAGATGTCATCGGCTATCCCAATTTAG